Proteins co-encoded in one Cupriavidus nantongensis genomic window:
- the pepN gene encoding aminopeptidase N, with protein sequence MLRTDTPVTVYRKDYTPPPFAIDHAALVLELDPQRTVVTSTLRFARTAGAPDAPLVLAGEELELIGVSLDGKPVANATQDGGTLTLPGLPAQGTLEITTACQPAANTTLSGLYVSNGNFFTQCEAEGFRRITYFLDRPDVMATYRVTLRADRAAYPVLLSNGNLVSQRELPDGRHEAVWEDPFPKPSYLFALVAGKLECIEQRIQSASGKDKLLQVWGEPRDLDKTRHAMDSLVHSIRWDEQRFGLELDLDRFMIVAVGDFNMGAMENKGLNIFNTKYVLANAETATDTDFANIEAVVGHEYFHNWTGNRVTCRDWFQLSLKEGLTVFRDQEFSADMMGSESGRAVKRIEDVRVLRQVQFPEDAGPMAHPVRPDSYEEINNFYTVTVYEKGAEVVRMYQTLLGREGFRKGMDLYFQRHDGQAVTCDDFRAAMADANGRDLSQFGLWYSQAGTPVVTARTAWNGDDGSLTLTLTQRCPKVGIETRAGTPDKQPFHIPFALGLLGADGNDLPLQLEGESAPAGTTRVLDFTQAEQSFRFINLPRGAEAPLPSLLRNFSAPVIVDAEYTDAQLTFQLSHDSDAFNRWEAGQRLATRALLQLVADVQAGRELRLDPALVRAMRAVLTDDTLNPAFREQALVLPAEAYLAERMGVADPAAIHRARQFMREGLARALQADWLAAYEANATPGPYSPDAASAAKRALRNLALGYLADSGDPAMQALADQQYQNADNMTDRFAALSALVNSFAPGREHALADFYQRFEDDALVIDKWFSLQGMQRGEVGPHAGKRTIDTVRALMEHPAFNLRNPNRARSLIFSFCSGNPAQFHAEDGSGYRFWADQVLALDAINPQVAARLARVMDRWQKYELALRDRMRAELERVAACSTLSRDVREIVGKALAG encoded by the coding sequence ATGCTGCGCACCGACACGCCCGTTACCGTCTATCGCAAGGACTATACCCCGCCGCCGTTCGCCATCGACCACGCCGCGCTGGTGCTCGAGCTCGATCCCCAGCGCACCGTGGTCACCAGCACGCTGCGCTTCGCGCGCACCGCCGGCGCGCCCGACGCGCCGCTGGTGCTGGCCGGCGAAGAACTCGAACTGATCGGCGTCAGCCTGGACGGCAAGCCGGTGGCCAACGCCACCCAGGACGGCGGCACGCTGACGCTGCCCGGCCTGCCGGCGCAGGGCACGCTGGAGATCACCACCGCGTGCCAGCCTGCGGCCAACACCACGCTGTCGGGGCTCTATGTCTCCAACGGCAACTTCTTCACCCAGTGCGAGGCCGAAGGGTTCCGCCGCATCACCTATTTCCTCGACCGCCCCGACGTGATGGCGACCTACCGCGTCACGCTGCGCGCCGACCGCGCCGCCTATCCGGTGCTGCTGTCCAACGGCAACCTGGTAAGCCAGCGCGAACTGCCCGACGGCCGCCACGAGGCCGTGTGGGAAGACCCGTTCCCCAAGCCGTCGTACCTGTTCGCGCTGGTCGCGGGCAAGCTCGAATGCATCGAGCAACGGATCCAGTCCGCCTCCGGCAAGGACAAGCTGCTGCAGGTGTGGGGCGAGCCGCGCGACCTCGACAAGACCCGCCACGCGATGGATTCGCTGGTCCATTCGATCCGCTGGGACGAGCAGCGCTTCGGCCTGGAGCTCGATCTCGACCGCTTCATGATCGTCGCCGTCGGCGACTTCAACATGGGCGCGATGGAGAACAAGGGCCTGAACATCTTCAATACCAAGTACGTGCTGGCCAACGCGGAAACCGCGACCGACACCGACTTCGCCAATATCGAGGCGGTGGTCGGCCACGAGTACTTCCACAACTGGACCGGCAATCGCGTGACCTGCCGCGACTGGTTCCAGCTGTCGCTGAAGGAAGGCCTGACGGTGTTCCGCGACCAGGAGTTCTCGGCCGACATGATGGGCTCGGAATCGGGCCGCGCGGTCAAGCGCATCGAGGACGTGCGCGTGCTGCGCCAGGTGCAGTTCCCCGAGGACGCCGGCCCGATGGCGCATCCGGTGCGCCCCGACAGCTACGAAGAGATCAACAACTTCTACACCGTCACCGTGTATGAGAAAGGCGCCGAGGTGGTGCGCATGTACCAGACCCTGCTGGGCCGCGAAGGCTTCCGCAAGGGCATGGACCTGTACTTCCAGCGCCACGACGGCCAGGCCGTGACCTGCGACGACTTCCGCGCCGCCATGGCCGATGCCAACGGCCGCGACCTGAGCCAGTTCGGGCTGTGGTACAGCCAGGCCGGCACGCCGGTGGTGACCGCGCGCACTGCGTGGAACGGCGACGACGGCAGCCTGACGCTGACGCTGACGCAACGCTGCCCCAAGGTCGGCATCGAGACCCGCGCCGGCACGCCCGACAAGCAGCCCTTCCATATCCCGTTCGCACTCGGCCTGCTGGGCGCCGACGGCAACGACCTGCCGCTGCAGCTCGAAGGCGAAAGCGCGCCCGCCGGCACCACGCGCGTGCTCGACTTCACGCAGGCCGAGCAGAGCTTCCGCTTCATCAACCTGCCGCGCGGCGCCGAGGCCCCGCTGCCGTCGCTGCTGCGCAATTTCTCCGCGCCGGTGATCGTCGATGCCGAGTACACCGACGCGCAGCTGACCTTCCAGCTGTCGCACGACAGCGACGCCTTCAACCGCTGGGAAGCCGGCCAGCGCCTGGCCACGCGCGCGCTGCTGCAGCTGGTCGCCGACGTGCAGGCCGGGCGCGAGCTCAGGCTCGATCCGGCGCTGGTCCGCGCCATGCGCGCGGTGCTGACCGACGACACGCTCAACCCCGCCTTCCGCGAGCAGGCGCTGGTACTGCCGGCCGAGGCCTACCTGGCCGAGCGCATGGGCGTGGCCGATCCCGCCGCCATCCACCGCGCCCGCCAGTTCATGCGCGAAGGCCTGGCGCGCGCGCTGCAGGCAGACTGGCTGGCCGCCTACGAAGCCAATGCCACGCCCGGCCCGTATTCGCCCGATGCCGCCTCGGCGGCGAAGCGCGCGCTGCGCAACCTCGCGCTCGGCTACCTGGCCGACAGCGGCGACCCCGCGATGCAGGCGCTGGCCGACCAGCAGTACCAGAATGCCGACAACATGACCGACCGCTTCGCCGCGCTGTCGGCGCTGGTCAACAGCTTCGCGCCCGGCCGCGAGCATGCGCTGGCGGACTTCTACCAGCGCTTCGAAGACGACGCGCTGGTGATCGACAAATGGTTCTCGCTGCAGGGCATGCAGCGGGGCGAGGTGGGCCCGCACGCCGGCAAGCGCACCATCGACACCGTGCGCGCACTGATGGAGCATCCCGCCTTCAACCTGCGCAACCCCAACCGCGCGCGCTCGCTGATCTTCAGCTTCTGCTCCGGCAACCCGGCGCAGTTCCACGCCGAAGACGGCTCGGGCTACCGCTTCTGGGCCGACCAGGTGCTGGCGCTCGACGCCATCAACCCGCAGGTGGCGGCGCGCCTGGCGCGGGTGATGGACCGCTGGCAGAAGTACGAACTGGCGTTGCGCGACCGCATGCGCGCCGAGCTGGAACGCGTCGCCGCGTGCAGCACGCTGTCGCGCGACGTGCGCGAGATCGTCGGCAAGGCGCTGGCCGGCTGA
- a CDS encoding DUF4136 domain-containing protein has product MALLAGLLLTGCATTVTTDVTAFRQPGWQNDAPRTYSFERSAEQAAQLDRQTYEQWLAAALAGVGFEQVPARQARYLVSMDYDSAPGLVRVAETVYPDPWYGPWGPYWGPGYYRPWGPWGPWGPWGPGYWPPQTVVRDVPVTFSSLRVYFKDAASGKRVYQVTAQNQAENASLPTMMPYLIRSAFTDFPSDSGRPRRVTLEVEKNAK; this is encoded by the coding sequence CTGGCGTTGCTGGCAGGGCTGTTGTTGACGGGGTGCGCCACCACCGTGACCACCGATGTCACGGCGTTCCGCCAGCCCGGCTGGCAAAACGATGCGCCGCGCACCTACAGCTTCGAGCGCAGCGCCGAGCAGGCCGCGCAGCTCGACCGGCAGACCTATGAGCAGTGGCTGGCGGCGGCGCTGGCGGGCGTCGGCTTCGAGCAGGTGCCGGCCCGGCAGGCGCGCTATCTGGTCAGCATGGACTATGACTCCGCACCGGGGCTGGTGCGCGTGGCCGAGACGGTCTATCCGGACCCGTGGTACGGCCCCTGGGGCCCGTACTGGGGCCCGGGCTACTACCGGCCATGGGGTCCCTGGGGGCCATGGGGCCCGTGGGGTCCGGGCTACTGGCCGCCGCAGACGGTGGTGCGCGACGTGCCGGTGACATTCTCCAGCCTGCGGGTGTATTTCAAGGATGCGGCCAGCGGCAAGCGGGTTTACCAGGTCACCGCGCAGAACCAGGCCGAGAACGCCAGCCTGCCGACGATGATGCCGTACCTGATCCGCAGCGCCTTCACCGACTTTCCTTCCGACAGCGGCCGTCCGCGCCGCGTGACGCTGGAGGTGGAGAAGAACGCCAAGTAG
- a CDS encoding NADP-dependent malic enzyme, producing the protein MSSKTSGDAPQHAPNSPEAQLRLAALEYHRSPTKGKIQVTATKALSNQRDLSLAYSPGVAYACEEIAKDPATAAEYTSRANLVAVVTNGTAVLGLGDIGPLAGKPVMEGKGCLFKKFAGIDVFDIELDARDPDKIVEIVAALEPTLGGVNLEDIKAPECFYIEQKLRERMNIPVFHDDQHGTAIISAAALLNGLKVVGKDIAKVKMAVSGAGAAAIACLDTMVSLGVKRENISVVDSKGVIYVGRDANMEANKARYAQDTSARTLADIVKGADVFLGCSTAGVLTGEMVKTMADQPIILALANPEPEIRPEVAKAARPDCIIATGRSDYPNQVNNVLCFPYIFRGALDCGATKITEAMKLACVKAIAELAEAELNDAVAAAYGGRELKFGPDYIIPTPFDQRLIEKIAPAVAKAAEESGVATRPIKDLEAYRQQLSTYVYHTGLIMKPVFSAAKAAPKRVAYAEGEEERVLRAVQSVVDEGLARPILIGRPHVIQMRIDKAGLRLKPGVDFELINPEDDPRYRAYHEAYHALRGRDGVTPDMAKVALRRSNTLIGTMLMHMGDADALLCGTVGRFEAHLEHVRDVIGLAPGAHVFAAMNALMLEKYTLFITDTFVNDDPSAEQLAAITQLAAEEIARFGLQPKVALMSHSMFGSSTRPSARKMREAAQILEREAPHLEVEGEMQGDAALVEDVRRHFLPSTKLAGSANLLVMPTLDAANIAFNLLKITGGQGVTVGPILLGAAKPVHILNPQATTRRIVNMTAVAVAECNAVR; encoded by the coding sequence ATGAGCAGCAAGACCAGCGGTGATGCACCGCAACATGCCCCGAACAGTCCTGAAGCGCAGCTGCGCCTCGCCGCGCTGGAATACCACCGCAGCCCGACCAAGGGCAAGATCCAGGTCACCGCGACCAAGGCGCTGTCCAACCAGCGCGACCTGTCGCTGGCCTACTCGCCGGGCGTAGCCTACGCCTGCGAGGAAATCGCCAAGGATCCCGCCACCGCCGCCGAGTACACTTCGCGCGCCAACCTGGTAGCCGTGGTCACCAACGGCACCGCCGTGCTCGGCCTGGGCGACATCGGCCCGCTGGCCGGCAAGCCGGTGATGGAGGGCAAGGGCTGCCTGTTCAAGAAGTTCGCCGGCATCGACGTGTTCGACATCGAGCTCGACGCGCGCGACCCGGACAAGATCGTCGAGATCGTCGCCGCGCTCGAGCCCACGCTGGGCGGCGTCAACCTGGAAGACATCAAGGCGCCCGAGTGCTTCTACATCGAGCAGAAGCTGCGCGAGCGCATGAATATTCCGGTGTTCCATGACGACCAGCACGGCACCGCGATCATCTCGGCGGCAGCGCTGCTGAACGGCCTGAAGGTGGTCGGCAAGGATATCGCCAAGGTGAAGATGGCGGTGTCGGGCGCAGGCGCTGCCGCGATCGCCTGCCTGGACACCATGGTCAGCCTCGGCGTGAAGCGCGAGAACATCTCGGTGGTCGATTCCAAGGGCGTGATCTATGTGGGCCGCGACGCCAACATGGAAGCCAACAAGGCCCGCTACGCGCAAGACACCTCGGCGCGCACGCTGGCCGATATCGTCAAGGGCGCCGACGTCTTCCTGGGCTGCTCGACCGCCGGCGTGCTGACCGGCGAGATGGTCAAGACCATGGCCGACCAGCCGATCATCCTGGCGCTGGCCAACCCCGAGCCCGAGATCCGCCCGGAAGTGGCCAAGGCCGCGCGCCCGGACTGCATCATCGCCACCGGCCGTTCGGACTACCCGAACCAGGTCAACAACGTGCTGTGCTTCCCGTACATCTTCCGCGGCGCGCTCGATTGCGGCGCGACCAAGATCACGGAAGCGATGAAGCTGGCCTGCGTCAAGGCCATCGCCGAGCTGGCCGAAGCCGAGCTGAACGATGCCGTGGCCGCGGCCTACGGCGGCCGCGAGCTGAAGTTCGGCCCCGACTACATCATCCCGACGCCGTTCGACCAGCGCCTGATCGAGAAGATCGCCCCCGCGGTCGCCAAGGCCGCCGAAGAATCCGGCGTGGCCACGCGCCCGATCAAGGACCTGGAGGCGTACCGCCAGCAGCTGTCGACCTACGTCTACCACACCGGCCTGATCATGAAGCCGGTGTTCTCGGCCGCCAAGGCCGCGCCCAAGCGCGTGGCCTATGCCGAGGGCGAGGAAGAGCGCGTGCTGCGCGCGGTGCAGTCGGTGGTCGACGAAGGCCTGGCGCGTCCGATCCTGATCGGCCGCCCGCACGTGATCCAGATGCGCATCGACAAGGCCGGCCTGCGCCTGAAGCCGGGCGTGGACTTCGAGCTGATCAACCCCGAGGACGATCCGCGCTACCGCGCCTACCACGAGGCCTACCACGCGCTGCGCGGCCGCGATGGCGTGACCCCGGACATGGCCAAGGTGGCGCTGCGCCGCTCCAACACGCTGATCGGCACCATGCTGATGCATATGGGCGATGCCGACGCGCTGCTGTGCGGCACCGTGGGCCGCTTCGAGGCCCACCTCGAGCACGTGCGCGACGTGATCGGCCTGGCGCCGGGCGCGCATGTGTTCGCCGCGATGAACGCGCTGATGCTGGAGAAGTACACGCTGTTCATCACCGACACCTTCGTCAATGACGACCCCAGCGCGGAACAGCTGGCGGCGATCACCCAGCTGGCCGCGGAAGAGATCGCGCGCTTCGGCCTGCAGCCCAAGGTGGCGCTGATGTCGCACTCGATGTTCGGCTCGTCGACGCGGCCGTCGGCGCGCAAGATGCGCGAGGCCGCGCAGATCCTCGAACGCGAGGCGCCGCACCTGGAAGTCGAAGGCGAGATGCAGGGCGATGCCGCGCTGGTCGAGGACGTGCGCCGCCACTTCCTGCCGTCGACCAAGCTGGCCGGCAGCGCCAACCTGCTGGTGATGCCGA